In Magnetospirillum sp. XM-1, a single window of DNA contains:
- a CDS encoding DsbA family protein, whose product MKPFIRLLGAVAALFLVSQTAAAADLSYPIDQVLGKPDAPLTVIEYASTTCPHCATFHKTTLPKFKSEWIETGKAKLIYRDFPTGPRGLSVGASMIAHCAGPDRYFGLLALIMEQQDKWMQSQNPLVELKKLAKLAGMGEDKVDDCLKRQDLANAINERAKDGNEKLGVESTPSLIINGKVVPGAIPYDQLDKALKAASK is encoded by the coding sequence GTGAAGCCGTTCATTCGTCTGCTCGGCGCCGTCGCGGCGCTGTTCCTGGTGAGCCAGACCGCCGCCGCCGCCGATCTCAGCTATCCCATCGACCAGGTCCTGGGCAAGCCCGACGCGCCGCTCACGGTGATCGAGTACGCCTCGACCACCTGCCCGCACTGCGCCACCTTCCACAAGACCACGCTGCCCAAGTTCAAGAGCGAGTGGATCGAGACCGGCAAGGCCAAGCTGATCTACCGCGACTTCCCCACCGGCCCGCGCGGCCTGTCGGTGGGCGCGTCCATGATCGCCCATTGCGCCGGCCCCGACCGCTATTTCGGCCTGCTGGCCCTGATCATGGAGCAGCAGGACAAGTGGATGCAGTCCCAGAACCCGCTGGTCGAGCTGAAGAAGCTGGCCAAGCTGGCGGGCATGGGCGAGGACAAGGTGGACGACTGCCTGAAGCGCCAGGACCTGGCCAACGCCATCAACGAGCGCGCCAAGGACGGCAACGAGAAGCTGGGCGTGGAAAGCACGCCTTCGCTGATCATCAACGGCAAGGTCGTCCCCGGCGCCATCCCCTACGACCAGCTGGACAAGGCGCTGAAGGCCGCGTCCAAGTAA
- a CDS encoding ribonuclease HII → MPDLALESEIGGAVCGIDEVGRGPLAGPVVTAAVILDPARLPKTLLERLDDSKKLSKRIREELAELVPATAIIGFGEASVEEIDRLNILQATFLAMRRAYGALGRDCALALVDGNRPPKLPCPVRCVVGGDGISLSIAAASVVAKVRRDAMMAELALSHPEFGWERNAGYGTAEHLDALKRLGPTPHHRRSFAPVAQHVLL, encoded by the coding sequence ATGCCGGACCTGGCTCTGGAATCTGAGATCGGCGGCGCGGTCTGCGGTATCGACGAGGTGGGCCGCGGGCCCTTGGCCGGGCCGGTGGTGACCGCCGCCGTGATCCTGGACCCCGCCCGCCTGCCCAAGACCCTGCTGGAGCGCCTCGACGATTCGAAGAAGCTGTCCAAGCGTATCCGCGAGGAACTGGCCGAACTGGTGCCGGCGACCGCCATCATCGGCTTCGGCGAGGCCTCGGTGGAAGAGATCGACCGCCTCAACATCCTGCAGGCCACCTTTCTCGCCATGCGCCGGGCCTATGGCGCGCTGGGCCGCGATTGCGCCCTGGCCCTGGTGGACGGCAACCGGCCGCCGAAACTCCCCTGCCCGGTGCGCTGCGTGGTGGGCGGCGACGGCATCTCGCTGTCCATCGCCGCCGCCTCGGTGGTGGCCAAGGTGCGGCGCGACGCAATGATGGCCGAACTGGCCCTGTCCCACCCGGAATTCGGCTGGGAGCGGAACGCCGGATACGGCACGGCCGAGCATCTGGACGCGCTGAAACGCCTGGGCCCCACCCCCCACCATCGCCGCTCCTTCGCCCCCGTGGCCCAACATGTGCTGCTCTAA
- the smc gene encoding chromosome segregation protein SMC — translation MIQFTKLRLSGFKSFVDPAELLIEPGMTGVVGPNGCGKSNLIEALRWVMGETSARQMRGGEMDDVIFGGTSGRPARNVAEVMLGLDNTARTAPPQFDRDEIEVMRRIERGNGSNYRINGADTRARDVQLLFADAATGARSSGLVSQGRVGALINAKPADRRSLLEEAAGISGLYSRRHEAELRLKNAELNLSRLDDVLNTLDEQLKSLQKQARQANRYRTLSEQIRRIEAQVLYLGWLEALVAVDAARSAFREAEMKVEEATGHAANASAQQAETAAGLPDLRRAEADSASTLQKVMAEREQLEAEEGRLAELRRDLERRLEQAGADLQREHARAADSAQALARLEEERALLAEAGEGEAEAKLRAEEAVDLAAEAVVVVEQELSALMEEVAAADAERAAALRRLSECETRLARLAERLAQAERQKAEVEGESIDRSDLTALEMELEETLEFLEESREQAETADRRRVEALAARESARDSFQAASAAKSRLAAEADGLRQVLAQGKAGDHRPVLDDISARTGFEPALAAALGEDLSAPIDASAPLHWEDLGPLDHPPVLPDGAEPLSRFVAAPPQLARRLSQVGVVKDMALGEALRPRLAVGQRLVTPEGDLWRWDGYVARSGAPSPMALRLAQRNRLRELDAALDDASIGVEEAEEKVEAATREVDTAAEAERRAKDSVKQAESEAAKARDSHAKLSQRFAAFETRLAAATQAWEDSRADHVQAAEELAEAREAVAAFPESSDGRDKVNMLRATLAERRSVLVEARSALDGVAREGAERRRRLDALDGDAKSWRARAEAAKAHVEELAERREEIALEIERLASLPDTIARRREELFERLEAAEAARKAAADALVSAEQRLAEADRRMREAEALLANAREERIRREAAVSAADQACRAVAVRIGERLDMTPEQLREVAGLVEEERPDPEELQRKLDRLQRERDNMGPVNLRAEQEVEELEARIAGMVAEKDDLLAAIAKLRHAIGDLNREGRERLLASFQAVDQHFRDLFVKLFGGGRAHLALTESADPLEAGLEIMASPPGKRLQQLSLLSGGEQALTALALLFAVFMTNPAPICVLDEVDAPLDDANVDRFCSLVEGIARATKTRFLIVTHHRMTMARMDRLYGVTMAERGVSQLVSVDLAQAELLRDKVTPA, via the coding sequence GTGATCCAGTTCACCAAGCTGCGTCTGTCGGGCTTCAAGTCCTTCGTCGATCCGGCGGAGCTCCTGATCGAGCCCGGCATGACCGGCGTGGTCGGCCCCAACGGCTGCGGCAAATCCAACCTCATCGAGGCGCTGCGCTGGGTCATGGGCGAGACCTCGGCCCGCCAGATGCGCGGCGGCGAGATGGACGACGTCATCTTCGGCGGCACATCGGGACGCCCCGCCCGCAACGTCGCCGAGGTGATGCTGGGCCTCGACAACACGGCGCGCACCGCGCCGCCCCAGTTCGACCGCGACGAGATCGAGGTCATGCGCCGCATCGAGCGGGGCAACGGCTCGAACTACCGCATCAACGGCGCCGATACGCGGGCCCGCGACGTCCAATTGCTGTTCGCCGACGCCGCCACGGGGGCGCGCTCGAGCGGTCTGGTCAGCCAGGGCCGCGTCGGCGCCCTGATCAACGCCAAGCCCGCCGACCGCCGCTCGCTGCTGGAAGAGGCGGCGGGCATCTCGGGCCTTTACTCCCGCCGGCACGAGGCCGAGCTGCGGCTGAAAAACGCCGAGCTCAACCTGTCGCGCCTGGACGACGTGCTCAACACCCTGGACGAGCAGTTGAAGTCGCTGCAAAAGCAGGCGCGGCAGGCCAACCGCTACCGCACGCTGTCGGAGCAGATCCGCCGCATCGAGGCCCAGGTGCTGTATCTCGGCTGGCTGGAGGCCCTGGTCGCCGTCGACGCGGCCCGCTCCGCCTTCCGCGAAGCCGAGATGAAGGTGGAGGAAGCCACCGGCCACGCCGCGAACGCCTCGGCCCAGCAGGCGGAGACCGCCGCCGGCCTGCCCGATCTGCGCCGCGCCGAGGCCGATTCCGCCAGCACCCTGCAGAAGGTGATGGCCGAGCGCGAGCAGTTGGAGGCCGAGGAAGGCCGCCTCGCCGAGCTGCGCCGCGACCTGGAGCGCCGGCTGGAGCAGGCCGGGGCCGATTTGCAGCGCGAGCATGCCCGCGCCGCCGACAGCGCCCAAGCCCTGGCCCGGCTGGAGGAGGAACGCGCCCTGCTGGCCGAGGCCGGCGAGGGCGAGGCCGAAGCCAAGCTGCGCGCCGAGGAAGCCGTCGATCTGGCCGCCGAGGCGGTGGTGGTGGTGGAACAGGAACTCTCCGCCCTGATGGAGGAGGTGGCCGCCGCCGACGCCGAGCGCGCGGCCGCACTGCGCCGCCTGTCGGAATGCGAGACCCGCCTTGCCCGCCTCGCCGAGCGTCTGGCCCAGGCCGAGCGCCAGAAGGCCGAGGTGGAGGGCGAGAGCATCGACCGCTCGGACCTCACCGCGCTGGAGATGGAGCTGGAGGAGACCCTGGAATTCCTGGAGGAATCCCGGGAACAGGCCGAAACCGCCGACCGCCGGCGGGTGGAGGCCCTGGCGGCGCGCGAATCCGCCCGCGATTCCTTCCAGGCCGCCAGCGCCGCCAAGTCCCGCCTCGCCGCCGAGGCCGATGGCCTGCGCCAGGTGCTGGCGCAAGGCAAGGCCGGCGACCATCGCCCGGTGCTGGACGACATTTCAGCCCGCACCGGCTTCGAGCCCGCTTTGGCCGCCGCCCTGGGCGAGGATCTTTCCGCCCCCATCGACGCCTCGGCGCCGCTCCACTGGGAAGATTTGGGGCCGCTGGACCATCCCCCCGTTTTGCCCGATGGCGCCGAGCCCCTGTCCCGCTTCGTCGCCGCTCCGCCACAACTGGCGCGCCGCCTCTCCCAGGTGGGCGTGGTCAAGGACATGGCTTTGGGCGAAGCCTTGCGCCCCCGGCTGGCGGTGGGCCAGCGTCTGGTGACGCCCGAGGGCGATCTGTGGCGCTGGGACGGCTATGTGGCCCGCTCGGGCGCGCCGTCGCCCATGGCCCTTCGCCTCGCCCAGCGCAACCGGCTGCGCGAGCTGGACGCGGCGCTCGACGACGCGTCCATCGGGGTGGAGGAGGCCGAGGAGAAGGTCGAGGCCGCCACCCGCGAAGTGGACACTGCCGCCGAGGCCGAGCGCCGCGCCAAGGACTCCGTCAAACAGGCAGAATCCGAGGCCGCCAAGGCCCGCGACTCCCATGCCAAGCTGTCCCAACGCTTCGCCGCCTTCGAGACCCGTCTGGCCGCCGCCACCCAGGCCTGGGAGGATTCCCGCGCCGACCATGTCCAGGCGGCCGAGGAACTGGCCGAGGCCCGCGAGGCGGTGGCCGCCTTCCCCGAATCCAGCGACGGCCGCGACAAGGTCAACATGTTGCGCGCCACCCTGGCCGAGCGCCGTTCCGTGCTGGTGGAGGCCCGCTCCGCCCTGGACGGCGTGGCCCGCGAAGGGGCCGAGCGCCGCCGCCGCCTGGATGCGCTGGACGGCGACGCCAAATCCTGGCGGGCCCGCGCCGAAGCCGCCAAGGCCCATGTGGAGGAACTGGCCGAACGGCGCGAGGAGATCGCGCTGGAGATCGAGCGCCTCGCCAGCCTGCCCGACACCATCGCCCGGCGCCGCGAGGAGCTGTTCGAGCGCCTGGAAGCGGCGGAAGCGGCGCGCAAGGCCGCCGCCGACGCACTGGTCTCGGCCGAGCAGCGTCTGGCCGAGGCCGACCGCCGCATGCGCGAGGCCGAGGCCCTGCTGGCCAACGCCCGCGAGGAGCGCATCCGGCGCGAGGCCGCCGTCTCCGCCGCCGACCAGGCCTGCCGCGCCGTGGCGGTGCGCATCGGCGAGCGCCTGGACATGACGCCCGAGCAATTGCGCGAGGTGGCCGGTCTGGTGGAGGAGGAGCGCCCCGACCCCGAGGAGCTGCAACGCAAGCTGGATCGCCTGCAACGCGAGCGCGACAACATGGGCCCGGTCAACCTGCGTGCCGAGCAGGAGGTCGAAGAGCTGGAGGCCCGCATCGCCGGCATGGTGGCGGAAAAGGACGACCTGCTGGCCGCCATCGCCAAGCTGCGCCACGCCATCGGCGATTTGAACCGCGAGGGGCGCGAACGCCTGCTGGCCAGCTTCCAGGCGGTGGACCAGCATTTCCGCGACCTGTTCGTCAAACTGTTCGGCGGCGGCCGCGCCCATCTGGCGCTCACCGAATCCGCCGATCCGCTGGAAGCCGGCCTGGAGATCATGGCCAGCCCGCCGGGCAAACGGCTGCAACAGCTGTCATTGCTGTCGGGCGGCGAACAGGCGCTGACCGCGCTGGCCCTGCTGTTCGCGGTGTTCATGACCAACCCGGCGCCCATCTGCGTGCTCGACGAGGTGGACGCGCCCTTGGACGACGCCAATGTCGACCGCTTCTGCTCGCTGGTGGAAGGCATCGCGCGCGCCACCAAGACCCGCTTCCTGATCGTCACCCACCACCGCATGACCATGGCCCGCATGGACCGCCTCTACGGCGTCACCATGGCCGAACGCGGCGTCTCCCAGCTGGTCTCGGTCGATCTCGCCCAGGCCGAGTTGCTCAGAGACAAGGTGACTCCCGCCTGA
- a CDS encoding DUF721 domain-containing protein yields the protein MADAKTKTSDERRTHGLVSIAVPSDRVTRPVFGRHGFAGGTLVVDWPAIVGSAVASHTLPLGIKFPPKERTEGTLTVKVDSGAFALEMQHLEPLILERINGYFGWKAVARLKLRQGPLPESGKPPAARPAAPSSPPPALDRLAQVEDPELRDVLERLGRRLAQG from the coding sequence ATGGCCGATGCAAAGACCAAGACATCCGACGAGCGCCGCACCCATGGATTGGTGTCCATCGCCGTGCCCAGCGACCGGGTCACGCGGCCCGTCTTCGGCCGGCACGGCTTCGCCGGCGGCACCCTGGTGGTGGACTGGCCGGCCATCGTGGGCAGCGCCGTGGCCAGCCACACCCTGCCGCTGGGCATCAAGTTCCCGCCGAAGGAGCGCACCGAGGGCACCTTGACGGTCAAGGTGGATTCAGGCGCCTTCGCGCTCGAGATGCAGCACCTGGAACCGCTGATCCTGGAGCGCATCAACGGCTATTTCGGCTGGAAGGCGGTGGCGCGCCTGAAACTGCGCCAGGGCCCCCTGCCCGAATCCGGCAAGCCGCCGGCCGCCAGGCCCGCCGCCCCCTCCTCGCCGCCGCCCGCGCTGGACCGGCTGGCCCAGGTGGAGGACCCGGAATTGCGCGACGTGCTGGAGCGCCTGGGCCGCCGGCTGGCCCAAGGATAG
- a CDS encoding site-specific DNA-methyltransferase, whose protein sequence is MTLPLNTILSGDCIAMMNSLPAGSVDLVFADPPYNLQLGGELLRPNNSKVDGVDEDWDRFSDFAAYDQFTREWLKAARRVLKDDGGLWVIGSYHNIFRVGAILQDLGFWMLNDIVWRKSNPMPNFKGTRFTNAHETMIWCAKSSDSRYTFNYDSMKSLNDDLQMRSDWTLPLCTGAERLRKAGRKTHPTQKPESLLYRVIMASTKPGDVVLDPFFGTGTTGAVAKKLGRSYIGCERDPDYIAAAKERIAKVIPVADPSLLMTPSKRAEPRIPFGTVLERGLLTPGDLLFGGTRKDKVAKVRADGTLITDDHRGSIHKVGALVQGAPACNGWTYWHFQAAGEDYLPIDVLRQKIRAELH, encoded by the coding sequence ATGACCCTGCCTCTCAACACCATTCTCTCCGGCGATTGCATCGCCATGATGAACTCCCTGCCCGCCGGTTCGGTGGATCTGGTCTTCGCCGATCCGCCCTATAACCTGCAGCTGGGCGGCGAGTTGCTGCGCCCCAACAATTCCAAGGTGGACGGGGTGGACGAGGATTGGGACCGCTTCTCCGACTTCGCCGCCTATGACCAGTTCACCCGCGAATGGCTGAAGGCGGCGCGCCGGGTGCTGAAGGACGACGGCGGGCTGTGGGTGATCGGCAGCTACCACAACATCTTCCGGGTGGGCGCCATCCTGCAGGACCTGGGCTTCTGGATGCTGAACGACATCGTCTGGCGCAAGAGCAACCCCATGCCCAACTTCAAGGGCACCCGCTTCACCAACGCCCACGAGACCATGATCTGGTGCGCCAAGTCGTCGGATTCGCGCTACACCTTCAACTACGATTCCATGAAGTCGCTGAACGACGATCTGCAGATGCGCAGCGACTGGACCCTGCCGCTGTGCACCGGGGCCGAGCGCCTGCGCAAGGCCGGGCGCAAGACCCACCCGACCCAGAAGCCGGAATCCCTGCTGTACCGCGTGATCATGGCGTCGACCAAGCCGGGCGACGTGGTGCTGGACCCCTTCTTCGGCACCGGCACCACCGGCGCGGTGGCCAAGAAGCTGGGCCGCTCCTACATCGGCTGCGAGCGCGACCCCGACTACATCGCCGCCGCCAAGGAGCGCATCGCCAAGGTGATCCCGGTGGCCGATCCGTCGCTGCTGATGACGCCGTCCAAGCGGGCCGAGCCCCGCATTCCCTTCGGCACCGTGCTGGAACGCGGCCTGCTCACCCCCGGCGACCTGCTGTTCGGCGGCACCCGCAAGGACAAGGTGGCCAAGGTGCGCGCCGACGGCACCCTGATCACCGACGACCACCGGGGCTCCATTCACAAGGTGGGCGCGCTGGTCCAGGGCGCTCCGGCCTGCAACGGCTGGACCTACTGGCATTTCCAGGCGGCGGGCGAGGATTATCTGCCCATCGACGTGCTGCGCCAGAAGATCCGGGCGGAGCTGCATTGA
- the mutY gene encoding A/G-specific adenine glycosylase — MLDADLAPILLSWYDRDRRALPWRYAPGAAADPYHVWLSEVMLQQTTVAAVIPYFRDFTRRWPRVEDLAAAPVDDVMAAWAGLGYYARARNLHACAKRVAEWRGGRFPDDEESLRQLPGIGEYTAAAIAAIAFGKRAVVVDGNVERVMARMFAVSEPLPASKPRLKELAASLTPEFRPGDYAQAVMDLGATICTPKSPACGLCPWRSACRAQGLGIAETLPAKTARPERPTRKGVAFWLTAPDGSVLLRRRPPTGLLGGMMEFPSTEWRDSGWSLDEAVPAAPLAPKSWTLLPGLVTHTFTHFHLELAVAAGRTPAQAAVRGVWCPLDRLEDQALPTLMRKVARHALAKAYSRNRE; from the coding sequence ATGCTCGATGCCGACCTCGCCCCGATCCTGCTTTCCTGGTACGACCGCGACCGCCGCGCCCTGCCGTGGCGCTACGCTCCCGGGGCGGCCGCCGACCCCTATCACGTCTGGCTGTCCGAGGTGATGCTGCAGCAGACCACCGTGGCGGCGGTGATTCCCTATTTCCGGGATTTCACCCGCCGCTGGCCCCGCGTCGAGGATCTGGCCGCCGCGCCGGTGGACGACGTGATGGCCGCCTGGGCGGGCCTGGGCTATTACGCAAGGGCGCGCAACCTGCACGCCTGCGCCAAGCGGGTGGCGGAATGGCGGGGCGGGCGCTTTCCCGACGACGAGGAATCCCTGCGCCAGCTGCCGGGAATCGGCGAGTACACCGCAGCAGCCATCGCCGCCATCGCCTTCGGCAAGCGGGCGGTGGTGGTGGACGGCAACGTAGAACGGGTGATGGCGCGGATGTTCGCCGTTTCCGAGCCGCTACCGGCCTCCAAGCCGCGCCTCAAGGAGCTGGCGGCCTCGCTGACGCCAGAGTTTCGTCCGGGCGATTACGCCCAGGCGGTGATGGACCTGGGCGCCACCATCTGCACGCCGAAAAGCCCGGCCTGCGGCCTTTGCCCCTGGCGGTCCGCCTGCCGCGCCCAAGGGTTGGGCATCGCCGAGACCCTGCCGGCCAAGACGGCTAGGCCCGAGCGCCCGACGCGCAAGGGCGTCGCCTTCTGGCTGACGGCGCCCGACGGTTCGGTGCTGCTGCGCCGCCGTCCCCCTACGGGTTTGCTGGGCGGCATGATGGAATTTCCCTCCACCGAATGGCGGGACTCCGGGTGGAGCCTGGACGAGGCGGTGCCGGCCGCGCCGCTGGCGCCGAAATCGTGGACGCTGCTGCCCGGGCTGGTGACCCACACCTTCACCCATTTTCATCTGGAACTGGCCGTCGCCGCCGGGCGCACCCCTGCCCAGGCGGCGGTTCGTGGTGTATGGTGCCCGCTGGACCGGCTGGAGGACCAGGCGCTGCCCACCCTGATGCGCAAGGTGGCCCGCCACGCTTTGGCCAAGGCTTATTCGAGGAACCGGGAATGA